DNA sequence from the Candidatus Zixiibacteriota bacterium genome:
GAGATCGAGGAGAGGATCGTGGAAAGATTTCTGGATCGTTTCTCCGAGCTCAGCCAGAAAGATATGGATAAGCTGAAAGCGACCGCGAAAAGCAAAGACAGCGACGTCAGAATTGACTCAGCCTTCGAGATCTCCGGCAAAAATCGCGAGAAACTGACCAAAAGGCTCAAACAGGTCTTAGACGGAATCAAAGATATTGACTATCAAACTGATAGCGACCTTCTGGGCGGTGTGGTTCTTGAAGCGGGTGGTCAGAGAGTCGAATGGAATATCGCTGACTACCTGGAAAATCTCGAAAACGATTTCAAAAACCGTCTTTCTAACTTGAAAAGCGAAACAGCAGAAGCGGAAAATCAAACAGATAGCGAACGGAAATCTGAAAGCGAAGAAAAGTAACATTATGAGTTACAAAACTAAAGATCTGAGGACTCTTCTGGACGACACCCTGAAGGTGATAGAAGAATCCAGAGAGGATTACATTCATGAGCTCCGGCTATACGAAAGCGGCCGCGCGATCTCGGTCACTTCCAGTATCGCCTGGATCAAAGGGTTGCAGGGTGCCGGATATCAGGAGCTTCTGCGTTTTGCGGGTGATTTACGCGGTATGGTCTTCAACCTCCGGCCGAAAAGGCTGGGAGTCGTGCTTTTGGATAAAGGGGCTGAAATCCCGGTCGGGAGCGAGGTTCGTCGCACACGCAGTGTGGTCGATGTGCCGGTCGGCGAAGCGCTTCTGGGCCGGGTTGTCGACGCGGTCGGTCGTCCCCAGGATGGACAGGGGCAGATTCGTTCTGATGAGAGACTGCCAATCGAAAGGGAAGCGCCTCCAATGATCGAACGAGATCCGGTCAAAAAACCGCTTCAGACCGGCGTCAAGGCTGTCGATACGCTGATACCGATCGGACGGGGGCAACGCGAATTGATACTGGGCGACCGCAAAACCGGCAAGACCGCGATTGCAGTCGACACGATCATAAATCAACGTGGCCGGAACGTGGCCTGCATTTACTGCGCGATCGGCAAAAAAAGCTCCGATATCGCTTCGGTCATCGACGATTTAAAAGAATATGATGCTCTCGATTATACCACCGTAGTTGCCACATCGGGCGAGGATCCGCCTGGATTGAAATTCGTTGCGCCATACGCCGCCTGTTCGATGGGCGAATATTTCCGAGATCGTGGTCAGGACGCTTTGGTGATTTATGACGATCTGACGCTGCATGCCAGAGCCTACCGCGAACTCTCGCTTTTGTTGAGACGTCCTCCTGCGCGCGAGGCGTATCCGGGTGATATTTTCTATATTCATTCCCGTCTGCTGGAGCGAGCCACTCATTTGAATAAAGAACTCGGCGGCGGTTCGCTGACCGCTCTGCCGATAATCGAGACTCAGGCACAAAACATTTCGGCCTATATCCCGACCAACCTGATCTCGATTACCGACGGACAGATATATCTCTCGCCCAAGCTCAATCGCCAGGGGATTCTGCCGGCTATTGATGTGGGCAAATCGGTTTCCCGTGTGGGCGGCAAGACCCAGCTTCCAGCTTACCGCGGACTGGCCGGCGATCTGAAGCTGGCTTACTCGCAGTTCGAAGAACTGGAAACATTTTCACGTTTCAGCACCCGGCTGGATGAAGAGACCCGCGCCAAGCTGAAACGGGGCGAACAGGTCCGCGAAGCGCTCAAACAGCCCCAGTATCAGCCGATCAGTGTGCCCGAACAGATCGCTGTCCTGGTGGCCGTCAACCGTGGCCTCTTTGACAGAATCGATACCGATCAGGTCACCGAGGCTTCGCAAAAAGTACGCAGGGTGATGACGGACAAAGTGGAAAAAATATCCGCTAAAATCCAAGAAGGTGAAAAGCTCTCTGACGACGATCTGGATAAATTGGAAACATTGTTTAAGCAAGCCCTCGATCTGAAGGATTCAGATGCTGACTCTTGAAGCTCTGCAACACAAAATCTCAAGCGGTGAAGACCTCTTATCAGTAGTCAAGACCATGAAGGCGATGGCGGCAGTCAGTATTCGTCAGTATGAAAAGGCGGTCGAATCAGCAGAGGCCTACTTTGATACGGTAGAACTTGGATTTCGGGCGCTCTTTCGTCGGGGTCGAAATATCGGCGACCTGATTGCTGGTTACCAGAAGACCGAGACAACGATAGTCCTCGCGGTCGGTTCGGATCAGGGGATGTGCGGTCAGTTCAATGAGAGGATTTTTGGCCTGATGGAAAACGGCTTGAATGAATTGGAAAACGAAAATCAAAACCTCAGAGTTCTGGCGATTGGTGCCAAGCTGAGCGGTTTGATATCGAGTTCTGATACTGAATTAAAACAAACATTCCGCGCCCCCGCTTCGATTCGCACTGTATCCAGCACGGTCGAGGAAATCCTGTTTTATCTGAGTCAGGTCGGCAGCGAGGTGGGCATTTTCAGCCTGCATCTCTACTACAATGCCAAAAGTTCCGGTTCCAGCTATGAGCCGCTTCATATCATGCTTCTGCCTTTCGGTCTAAACTATGCGGAAAATTTGAGAGAGAAAGGCTGGCAGAGCGACCAGATTCCTTCTTTTCGGATTTCAAGTCGTCAATTGTTGTCGTCACTGACTCGGCAGTATATGTTCGCCGGTCTCTACCGTGCCCTGGCGGAATCACTGGCCAGCGAAAACGCCAGCCGACTGGCGGCAATGCAGGCGGCCGAGAAAAACATCGAGGAGCGACTAAAGCAGTATACCACCGAATACCACCACCAGAGACAGGAAAGCATTACCTCTGAGCTTCTGGATATGGTGGCCGGATTCGAAGCCCTGACCGGTGATGACGAAGATGAAGAGGAGGATAGTGATGAAGACAGCGTTTCTGGAATGTGAAGAATGGGAAAAGCAAATCATACAGGATCTTTTAAAAATTGACCATATCAAATTCTCCGAAAAGGAATTATCGGCTGAAAATGTTGAAAATTATGCCGACTTCGAGATAATTTCAACTTTCATCTATTCAGATCTCGACCTGAAGGTGCTTGAGAAACTGGATAATCTAAAGATGATCGCCACCCGTTCGACCGGATTCGACCATATCGATATGGATTACTGCAAAGAAAATGATATCATTGTCTCCAACGTCCCCACTTACGGCTCGCGGACTGTGGCTGAACATGTCTTCGGACTTTTATTGACGATCAGTCATAACCTGACTGAAGCGATCGATCGCACCCGCAAGGGTGATTTCTCGCAGGAAGGCCTTTCAGGATTCGATCTTCACGGAAAAATCCTGGGGATAATCGGTACCGGAAAGATTGGTCGTCGCGCGATTGAAATCGCCCGGGGGTTTGCTATGCAGGTTCTGGCTTTCGATGTGAAACCGGATGAGGAACTGGCCGATAAATTCGGTTTCGAGTATGTCGATTTCGACCAGCTTTTGGAAGAATCGGATGTGATCAGTTTGCATGTGCCTGCCAACAAAAAGACCCGGCATATGATAGCGAAAGATCAGTTCGAGAAGATGAAAGCGGGAGTGGTTCTGATCAATACCTCGCGCGGTTCGGTGATCGATGTCGAGGCTCTGGTCAATGCCCTGGGAAGCGGAAAAGTTCGAGCGGCAGGTCTGGATGTGTTACCCGAAGAGCCTGTAATTCGCGAGGAGGCCGAGCTTCTGCGCAGTGTTTTCCGTCGTGAACACGACCTGGAGACTCTTCTGGCCAATCATATCCTGCTCAGGCTTCGCAATGTCGTAGTCACTCCCCACAGCGCTTTCAATACCAGAGAAGCGGTAACCCGGATTCTGAAAACCTCGGCTGAAAATATACGCTCATTCATGGAAGGCAAACCACAAAATGAAGTCAGCGGTTAAATGTTGAACCACTGATTCTGCAGACAACTAACTATTACTTAACGTAATAATCTTACGTACTTTATTTACGTATTCTTTATGCAATTAACTCGTATTGAACAATCAACTACCTGTAGCCATATTTAAGTTGAATCTGATAGTGAACTCTGACTTTGCAAACACTCAAAAGGAAGGAGTGATCGCAAATGCCTCGAGTAGACGAAGAAATCAAAAAGGATGTAGTTGATCAGTTGTATTGGGATGACCGCGTGGATGCTTCTGACATCAAAGTTAAAGTTGATTCGGGCGAAGTCGAACTCTCGGGTACAGTCCCGTATTATTCGACACGGCGGGTTGCCCAGAATGACAGCTGGAATGTTCTCGGAGTGAGAGCCCTTGAAAACCGGCTGAGAGTCGATTACCCGGAAACGGTTCCGGTACCTTCAGATGCGGAAATACAGGCTAATCTGATCGATCTTTTCAGACTCGATCCGGAGTTGGATCATTCGAAAATAACACCGACGGTTGAATCCGGAAGAGTCCGGCTGGAAGGTGAAGTAAATAAACTCTGGAAAAAAGCCTGGGTAGAAAATCTGGTTGAAGGTGCCTACGGCGTTACTGAGATAGATAACCGGATAACTGTGGTCCCGACCGAAAGCTTAGTTGATACCGCTATCGCGGAAGATCTGCAGGCGGCCCTGCGTCGAAATATCTATGTCGCAGAAGAAGAGATCGATATTAAAGTGCAGGATGGTGTGGTGACTATTCTTGGCACGGTCGACGATTGGATTTCCGCACGTGCTGCTTATAATACTGCTCTCTACACTGCTGGTGCGACCGATGTCATCAACAAAATGGTAATAGCGAAGAAGTAAGCTGATTCGCAGTTGAAATGACTTTCCGGTGGTCCAATCTAAAAACGCATGCTACCTGTTTTACAGTACTGGAGGATTTAACAGGATGAACACAAGCTGTTTTAATCGTCCCTTTTCCATATTCGTAATGACACTATTTCTCGTTTTTGCAGATGCGTTCATGCCGGATTTGTCTGCACAGTATTTCGGTCGCAACAAAGTGCAGTACGAAGATTTTGATTTCAATATAATCGAAACCGACAATTTTAAGATTTATCATTATGCTGAAGAGGGACAGGCGGCTGAGGACGCGTCGTATATGGCCGAACGCTGGTACCGACGTTTTTCAAGACTCTTCAATCACGAGATAAAAAACAAACAGCCTTTGATCCTGTATGCCAATCATGCTGATTTTAAGCAGACAAATGTCATCCAGGGACTGATCAATCAATCAGTCGGTGGTGTGACTGAAGGCCTGCGTCAACGCGTAGTGATCCCCATGACTGGTGTTTACAGTGAGGACAATCATGTTCTCGGCCATGAACTGGCCCATGCGTTTCAGTACGATATCGCCAAAGAGCTGGGTGTCAGGCTCTCCAGAATGGGACGACTGCCACTATTCTTCATTGAAGGCACATCGGAATACCTGTCGATCGGTCGCGGGGATGTGCTTACCTCAATGTGGATGCGTGACGCGGTTATTCATGATGATCTGCCGGGAATCGAAGAGCTCTCCTGGAATCGGCGTTACTTCCCATACCGCTGGGGACACGCTTTTATGGCCTATGTCGCGGGGCGTCTTGGGGATGATGTCGTATTCGACCTGTATGCGGGTACTCTTAAGAATAGCTGGACCAAAGCTCTTGAAACAGTCCTGGGCGACAGCCTCAAGGCGGTTTCAGATGATTGGAGACGGACAATTCGCGATGAGTATCTTCCCCAGGTAAAAAACCGAACCCATCCGGACAGCCTCGGCAAAAAGGTCATTTCCGGTCAGGAAGGGATGAATCTGGCTCCGTCAATAAGTCCCGATGGGCGCTATCTGGCATTTGTATCGAACCGTGAATTGTTTACGCTGAACCTGTATCTGGCCGACGCCAATAGCGGTGAAATTTTGGATGAGCTGGTCAGCTCAAATACCGATGCCCATTTCGATGCCCTCCGATTTACGAACTCTTCGGGGGGATGGTCGCCGGATTCGAAAAAAATCGCTTTTGTTGTATTTAAAGATGGCGACAATGCCGTTGCTGTTCTCGATGTAAAATCACGAGATGTGGAAAAAGTGATTCCATTTGAACAGGTCGATAACTTAAATGATCTGGCATTTTCTCCCGATGGTAGTAAAATTGCAATAACTGGTACCAGCGGAGGTATCAGCGACCTGTACATTTACGATTTCCAAACAGAGACGATTGAACAATTAACTGATGATCGCTATGCAGAAATACAGCCCGACTGGTCGCCCGATGGCAAAACCATCGCTTTCGCCACTGATCGCGGAAAAGGAACAGATTTTGAAAGGCTCGTTTTCGAGCGTATGAATATCGGCCTGTTGAACCTGGCCGAGAATGACGTTGAATTGCTGCTGATTTCACCCGATGCCAAGCATATTGAACCGCAGTTTTCCGCCGATGGTGAAAGCTTGTACTTTGTTTCCGATCCCGATGGCTTTTCCAATTTGTATCGTTACTCATTCTCGGAACAGAGCTACTATAAGCTGACTGATGTGGCTACCGGTATTTCCGGTCTGACCGAGCTTTCACCTACCATGTCGATTGCTCCCGGTGATAATTTAGCGGCCTTTACGGTCTTCAGCAAAATGGAATACGGGATCCATACGCTAGATTTGAACCAGGTTAATGAACTGCCCTATTCCGGGGAAGCTGACGCGCTGGCAAACAATTCAAACCTGCCTCCAGCTGTTTATGAGAGTTTCGTGAATAGCTATATTCTGGCCGAAAACACCCGCCGTCCGGAACTGTCGAAATTCTACCGCAATGAGTATTCGCCCTCGCTGGATCTAATCTACGCCGGAAGATCAATGCTTGGTGTGGCAGTAGATCGCTATGGCGCTTCGCTGGGCGGGGCAGTCAATCTTCTCTACAGCGATATGCTCGGCAATCATCTTTTAAATGTTACTGCGCAGATTAACGGCGGACTTAAGGACCTGGGTGGGCAGGTTCTATACATAAATCGCGATAACCGTATAAACTGGGGCGCTATGATCGGGCATATACCGTATCAGACAGCCCGCATGTTTACCGGTTATGATACAGTCACGGTCAATGGCGATCAGGTCATTGCTCGTGAGTATGAACTTGTACGCGAAAGAGTCTTTAGTGAAAGAGCTTCGCTCATGGCCGAGTATCCACTCAGCCAGAATCGCAGATTTGAAGTCTCGAGCGGATATAATCATATCAGTTATGACCGTGAGGTCGACCGGGTCTTTGTTGCCGGAGGAATTGTAGTTGACCGGGAAGAGGAGGATCTGGAAGGTCCCGCTCAACTGAATCTGTGGCAGAGCTCTCTGGCCTATGTCGGCGACTATTCATTTTTCGGGTTTACCTCGCCGGTGGCTGGAAAGCGTTTTCGTTTTGAAGTCGAGCCGACCCTGGGTTCGCTTCGGTATCTGACTCTGCTTTTGGATTATCGCCATTATTTCCATTTCCGACCGGCAACCCTTGCTTTTCGCGCAGTTCATCTGGGGCGCTACCTGGAGGACTCTGAAAGTGACCGTCTTTCCGAGTTGTATCTCGGTAATGAGACGATGGTGCGTGGCTACAGCCTGGGATCGTTCGATTTATCGGAATGTACCGATTTCAATGAAGAACAAGGATGTGTTGAAGTTGACCGCCTGATCGGATCGAGGCTGGCAGTTTTCAATGCTGAATTGCGTCTGCCTCTTTTGGGCAACAGCCAGTACGGGTTGATAAATTTTCCGACACTTCCGACCGAGCTCAGTTTCTTTTTCGATGGTGGTCTGGCATGGAAAAAAGGTCAGCATCCAAAGCTGGACTGGTCTAATGAATCGGAGCGCAGAGTACCTGTCTTTAGTGCCGGCGTGTCGGCCCGGGTAAACCTCTTTGGTTATCTCGTCAGCCAGTTTTACCTGGCAGTGCCGTTTCAAAGACCAAATACTGATACGCAATTCGGTTTCGTGATCGCGCCGGGCTGGTAATTATCGAAAGTTAACAGGTTGTTGATAAATTTAAGTAGAAGGAGTCTGATCATGAAAGGGCTCGATAAGAAAATAAAGAAAAAAATCATCGACCGTCTCTATGCTGACGACAGGCTGGATGCCACCAAAATTAATGTTGAAGTAGAAGGTTCGCGTGTGATTTTCAACGGCCAGGTCGAGACTGATATTGCCAGACAACTGGTTTCAGAAATCGCGCTTGAGATCGAGAACATTAAATCAGTCGACAATCGCCTGGATATACGTTTTGCGACCGCTCAGCCAGCCGAGGTAAAATTTAACAGCCAACACGATCTCGGAATAGACCATCCCAGCCTGTTTGATATTTCCGACCGTATCGGTTCGAGGCCTTCAACTTTCGTAGCCGACAGCATCATCGCCGAGAGTGTTCGCGTAGCGCTGGATCGAAGCATGTATGTCGATGCTGATATGATCGATGTCAAGGTGTTGGATGGTATGGTGGTGCTGAGAGGAGAAGTCGCAAATATGATGGCTGTAAAGGCTGCCCTCGAAATCGCCATGTACACTGAAGGTGTCCTGAACGTGCGCAGTAATCTCATTATTAATACGGACCAATAAATACTGCCAGGAGAGTGATAAGATTGTTCGATAAGGGAATTCATCTGTTTACATTGTTTGGCTTTGAAGTCAGGTTAAACTGGACCTGGTTGATTTTAGCCGTACTGATAACATGGTCACTGGCGACCGGTTTTTTTCCAGCTTACAGCCCTGATATGCAAACTTCTACATATTGGTGGATGGGGGTAGTCGGGACGATCGGATTGTTTTTCTCGATCGTGTTCCATGAGTTGTCTCATTCGCTGGTGGCTCGACGCTATGGAATTCCGATGCACGGGATAACGTTGTTCGTATTCGGAGGGATGGCTCAGATGCATCAAGAGCCACATAATCCAAAATCGGAAATCCTGATGTCTCTGGCGGGTCCGATTGCCAGCATTGTTATTGGATTAATGTTTCTGGGAGTAAACTATATTGGTGGTCAGGCTCTTGGTCAAACCGCTGTGGGCGTTGTGATAGGTTACCTGGGTATTATCAATTTGATTCTGGCCGCTTTCAACCTTATTCCCGCTTTTCCACTCGACGGCGGAAGAATTCTGCGATCTGTGCTCTGGGCGCGCGGCAAAGATTTGCGTAGAGCGACCCGGATTTCCTCCAGAATCGGATCTGGATTCGGGATATTTTTGATCGTTATGGGTGTTCTGGATTTTATTGGCGGTAACTTTATCGGCGGAGTCTGGTTGGCATTGATTGGGATGTTTTTGCGCAGTATCTCGAAGAACTCGTACCAGCAGTTGCTTATGCGCAAAGCGCTCGAGGGTGAACCGATCAAGCGCTTCATGAAAACCGATCCGGTGACGGTTGAACCTTCCATTACACTCGAGGATCTGGTTGAAAACTATATTTACCGTTACCATCACAAGCTTTACCCGGTCACTCGTAACGGCGAGCTTCTGGGATGTGTCAGCCTTCCGCAGGTCAAACAGTTCTCACGAGAACAATGGGAGAAGCATACGGTCGACGATGTGGTTCGGAAGTGTGACGAAAATAACACCGTTGATGAAAATACAGATTCGGTCAGGATTATGTCGAGGATGCGCAAAAACGGCAATAGCAGGATGATCGTAACCAAAAACGGTCAACTGGCGGGAGTGATTACACTCAAAGACCTGCTGGAATTTCTTTCATTGAAAGTTGATCTGGAGGAGGTCGCTTAAACAAAGCTATGAAACTGAAATTTATTGGCACTCGGGGAAATATTGAAGCAAAAAACAGAAGACACCGCCGTCACAGCTCCCTTCTGGTGAGTTACAACAATCAGAATTTGATGATCGACTGTGGCAAAGACTGGCGGGGAAATTTTCAGAAGTATTCCCCGCAGGCGATTCTGTTAACTCATGCTCATCCTGACCATGCTTTCGGTTTGAAGGATGGTGCGCCCTGCCCGGTCTACGCTACGTCTACAAGCTGGAAGAAACTGGACGATCTTGAAATAGATGATAAACGCAAACTGAGTACTGATAAAAAGCACACGGTGAAAGGGATCGAGGTGAAAGCCTGCACGGTCGAGCATTCTTTAAAAGCTCCGGCTGTCGGTTTTCGAATGAAAGCGGGACGACATCAGATCTTCTACGCTCCTGATCTGGTGTACATCCATGAACGAAGCAGGGCCTTAAAAGGTGTGGATGTGTATATCGGTGATGGAGCCACGATCGACCGCTCTTTTGTGCGTAAACGCGGTGATTACCTGATCGGCCATGCGCCTGTGCGGACACAGCTTACCTGGTGTCAGAAAGAGAACGTCGATTTTGCATTGATCACTCATTGCGGTTCGCAGATCGTCGAAAGCGATGAGCGCAAGCTGGGCGCAAAATTGCGCCGGATGGCCGGGGAACGCGGTGTCTCAGTCAAGATCGCTTATGATGGCATGGAAACCGTGCTGAGTTAACACAATTGATTTGAGGTGATTTAAATGCCGGAGCTTCCGGATGTTGAGGTTTTCAGGAGATATTTCAACCAGACAGCTTTGAATAAGAATGTCAAAGACTTACCTGTAGTCGAAGATGATTTGCTCGATAATACTTCACCACGAAGTATCAAACGAAATTTAGAGAAACAAGCTTTTGAATCGACCGAAAGGCATGGGAAATACCTGTTTGCGCATACTGACAACGACAGGACACTAGTTTTGCATTTCGGTATGACCGGTTTTTTGAAGTATTTTAAAAACAAAGATGAGCAACCGGAGCATACCCGTTTGATGATAGATTTCGAAAATGGTTATCATCTGGCATACGACAGCCAAAGGAAACTTGGCCTGGTGGGATTGACTGCCGACGTCGACAAGTTTGCCATAGAGAAAGAACTCGGTAGAGACGCATTCGATCCTGCTTTGGACTTCAACAGCTTTCGTGATATCCTATCTGAAAAACGCGGGATGCTCAAATCAGCATTGATGGATCAGAAGACTATTGCAGGTATCGGCAATATATACTCCGATGAGATTTTCTTCGATGCCGGTCTTCATCCGGCCCGGAAAGTAGAGGAACTCTCGGACAACCAGCTTCAGAGTTTGTATTCATCATTACGAAAGGTCCTTAAAAAGGCGATCGAGGCAAAAGCTGATCCTGACAGGATGCCGCGCACATGGCTTCTACCAAACCGCGCAGAAGGGAGGAAGTGTCCGCGCTGCGATGGTGAAATAGCAACTGCTAAGATCGCCGGCAGGACATCGTATTTGTGCTTAAACCATCAGAAAACGAGTAGCTGAATCCAAGCAATTTAACTATGAGGAGGATATAATATGCAGATTCCTCTGGAACTGTCCTTTAGAGACGTTAACAAGACGGCCGAACTCGAGGATCTGATAAACGACAAAGTCGATGATCTCGAAAAAGTTTTTGACAATATAATCAGTTGCCGGATGGCGGTCGAGAAGCCCCAGGAACATCAGTCTTCCGGCAGTCCATACCGAGTCAGGATCAATGTTCGTGTTCCGCCCGGGAAAGAAATTGTGGTCACCAAAAACCCGGGCGATGGAGAAATGCACGATCCCCTCGAAGCTATAATCAGGGACGCTTTCGCGACCGCCACGCGGGAATTGCGTGAACTTGGCAACAGGCTGAACCAGGAGGTTAAACAGCACCCGGAACAGGAAAATGCCGCAATTGTGGAGGAGATCAATTACGAGGATGGTTTCGGGTTTTTACGCAGTTTGGAAGGACGCAGGATCTACTTTCATGCCAATAGTGTGCTGAACAATGATTTCAAGCGGGTTGAGGTCGGCACCGGGGTGCGCTTCGTCAGCGAGATGGGCGAGGATGGCCTGCAGGCCTCCACAGTCCAGATCGTCGATAAGCCCGGAGGCAGTCTTCCAAAATCAGACGACCTCGATAAACTTATTGAAAAAGGAAAACCGAGAAAATAATGAAAGGAGCATATGATGGATTACAATGAATTCATTAACAAAATTCAGGCGTCAACGGGAATCGTTGAGGAGAAAGATGCGGTTCGGGCTGCACAGGCCACACTCAATACACTTTCAGAACGTATAACCGGCGATGAAGCTCATGATATGGCTGCCCAGTTGCCCGAACAAATCAAGGAATTCACGAATGTGGACGAATACGCGCAGCGGTTTTCTGCTGATGAATTCTTCGAGAGGGTTTCCAAAAAGGAAGGCACCAACCGCAAGGAAGCTGAGCAGCATTCGCGCGCCGTTATCCATGTAATCAAGGACGCGATCACAGGGGGCGAAATCGATGACCTCAAGGATCAGCTTCCGGAAGATTTCGAGGTGCTGTTCAAGGCTCCGCCTAACGTTTACTGATCAGCAGTCAGGATCGTATACCTCGCTGAGCATAGATACAGAAGCCGGGGTGCAGGTGTCATAAAACTGAAACCATCTTTCTTGAACATGACTTTGTGCATCCCGGTTTCAAAGATGCCGTGGATTCTGTTTTTACACTGAGCGGATACGTTCAATTACCTTCTGTTCTGAACAGGAGGCATCATCGGGAAGCGGTATATTCACAGAACCTGAATTTTTACAATGTGCAGGCTTCCAGTATTGAAGCTTGCAAAAATTTTCAACCTGTAACAAGGAAAAGACCCATGCAGAAAGTGGACCTTCCTGATTATGAATGGCCGGAATTCTTTTTGAATATGGCGACCGTTTATCGCAACCGGATAATGAATATCAAACAGGGAGATAATCGCGATGGCAATTCTGTTCGGATTGAAAATGTCGCATTGAAAAACATCGTGATGAGCGATGATGGTACTCGTTGTCTCCAGATGCAAACTGTCGATTCCGCTGGAAAACACCTGACACATACGATCGATTCACCGCTCAGAATTATGATGATAAACAAATCCAATGGCCTGTTTCCGGACTTTGAAATTGCCTCTACAAGCGGGTTGACCACAACAATTAAATTCAAATAAGCAGCCATGGAGAAGCGCGGTGAAGTTCATATCGGTACCTCGGGATGGAACTACAAGCATTGGAGAGAAGTTTTCTATCCCAAAGATCTTGATCCAAAAGGATGGCTGGAATATTATGCTGAAAAGCTGAACGATGTCGAATTGAACAACACCTTTTATCAATTACCAGCTAAACGTTCATTCGAGCAATGGAAAAATACAGTGCCCTGTGAATTCAGCTTCGCAGTCAAGGGCAGCCGCTTTATCACCCATATGAAAAAACTCAAAGATCCAAAGCAGTCCACACAGAAGTTATTCGAGAGAGTCGAAACCCTGCAGGACAAGCTCGGCCCGATACTTTTCCAACTCCCGCCACGCTTCAAAGCGAATCCCGAAAGGCTGGACAGCTTTTTAAACAGGCT
Encoded proteins:
- a CDS encoding alternate F1F0 ATPase, F1 subunit alpha, with the protein product MSYKTKDLRTLLDDTLKVIEESREDYIHELRLYESGRAISVTSSIAWIKGLQGAGYQELLRFAGDLRGMVFNLRPKRLGVVLLDKGAEIPVGSEVRRTRSVVDVPVGEALLGRVVDAVGRPQDGQGQIRSDERLPIEREAPPMIERDPVKKPLQTGVKAVDTLIPIGRGQRELILGDRKTGKTAIAVDTIINQRGRNVACIYCAIGKKSSDIASVIDDLKEYDALDYTTVVATSGEDPPGLKFVAPYAACSMGEYFRDRGQDALVIYDDLTLHARAYRELSLLLRRPPAREAYPGDIFYIHSRLLERATHLNKELGGGSLTALPIIETQAQNISAYIPTNLISITDGQIYLSPKLNRQGILPAIDVGKSVSRVGGKTQLPAYRGLAGDLKLAYSQFEELETFSRFSTRLDEETRAKLKRGEQVREALKQPQYQPISVPEQIAVLVAVNRGLFDRIDTDQVTEASQKVRRVMTDKVEKISAKIQEGEKLSDDDLDKLETLFKQALDLKDSDADS
- a CDS encoding F0F1 ATP synthase subunit gamma, with amino-acid sequence MLTLEALQHKISSGEDLLSVVKTMKAMAAVSIRQYEKAVESAEAYFDTVELGFRALFRRGRNIGDLIAGYQKTETTIVLAVGSDQGMCGQFNERIFGLMENGLNELENENQNLRVLAIGAKLSGLISSSDTELKQTFRAPASIRTVSSTVEEILFYLSQVGSEVGIFSLHLYYNAKSSGSSYEPLHIMLLPFGLNYAENLREKGWQSDQIPSFRISSRQLLSSLTRQYMFAGLYRALAESLASENASRLAAMQAAEKNIEERLKQYTTEYHHQRQESITSELLDMVAGFEALTGDDEDEEEDSDEDSVSGM
- a CDS encoding hydroxyacid dehydrogenase encodes the protein MKTAFLECEEWEKQIIQDLLKIDHIKFSEKELSAENVENYADFEIISTFIYSDLDLKVLEKLDNLKMIATRSTGFDHIDMDYCKENDIIVSNVPTYGSRTVAEHVFGLLLTISHNLTEAIDRTRKGDFSQEGLSGFDLHGKILGIIGTGKIGRRAIEIARGFAMQVLAFDVKPDEELADKFGFEYVDFDQLLEESDVISLHVPANKKTRHMIAKDQFEKMKAGVVLINTSRGSVIDVEALVNALGSGKVRAAGLDVLPEEPVIREEAELLRSVFRREHDLETLLANHILLRLRNVVVTPHSAFNTREAVTRILKTSAENIRSFMEGKPQNEVSG
- a CDS encoding BON domain-containing protein, with the translated sequence MPRVDEEIKKDVVDQLYWDDRVDASDIKVKVDSGEVELSGTVPYYSTRRVAQNDSWNVLGVRALENRLRVDYPETVPVPSDAEIQANLIDLFRLDPELDHSKITPTVESGRVRLEGEVNKLWKKAWVENLVEGAYGVTEIDNRITVVPTESLVDTAIAEDLQAALRRNIYVAEEEIDIKVQDGVVTILGTVDDWISARAAYNTALYTAGATDVINKMVIAKK
- a CDS encoding BamA/TamA family outer membrane protein — encoded protein: MNTSCFNRPFSIFVMTLFLVFADAFMPDLSAQYFGRNKVQYEDFDFNIIETDNFKIYHYAEEGQAAEDASYMAERWYRRFSRLFNHEIKNKQPLILYANHADFKQTNVIQGLINQSVGGVTEGLRQRVVIPMTGVYSEDNHVLGHELAHAFQYDIAKELGVRLSRMGRLPLFFIEGTSEYLSIGRGDVLTSMWMRDAVIHDDLPGIEELSWNRRYFPYRWGHAFMAYVAGRLGDDVVFDLYAGTLKNSWTKALETVLGDSLKAVSDDWRRTIRDEYLPQVKNRTHPDSLGKKVISGQEGMNLAPSISPDGRYLAFVSNRELFTLNLYLADANSGEILDELVSSNTDAHFDALRFTNSSGGWSPDSKKIAFVVFKDGDNAVAVLDVKSRDVEKVIPFEQVDNLNDLAFSPDGSKIAITGTSGGISDLYIYDFQTETIEQLTDDRYAEIQPDWSPDGKTIAFATDRGKGTDFERLVFERMNIGLLNLAENDVELLLISPDAKHIEPQFSADGESLYFVSDPDGFSNLYRYSFSEQSYYKLTDVATGISGLTELSPTMSIAPGDNLAAFTVFSKMEYGIHTLDLNQVNELPYSGEADALANNSNLPPAVYESFVNSYILAENTRRPELSKFYRNEYSPSLDLIYAGRSMLGVAVDRYGASLGGAVNLLYSDMLGNHLLNVTAQINGGLKDLGGQVLYINRDNRINWGAMIGHIPYQTARMFTGYDTVTVNGDQVIAREYELVRERVFSERASLMAEYPLSQNRRFEVSSGYNHISYDREVDRVFVAGGIVVDREEEDLEGPAQLNLWQSSLAYVGDYSFFGFTSPVAGKRFRFEVEPTLGSLRYLTLLLDYRHYFHFRPATLAFRAVHLGRYLEDSESDRLSELYLGNETMVRGYSLGSFDLSECTDFNEEQGCVEVDRLIGSRLAVFNAELRLPLLGNSQYGLINFPTLPTELSFFFDGGLAWKKGQHPKLDWSNESERRVPVFSAGVSARVNLFGYLVSQFYLAVPFQRPNTDTQFGFVIAPGW